A region from the Lycium barbarum isolate Lr01 chromosome 8, ASM1917538v2, whole genome shotgun sequence genome encodes:
- the LOC132608292 gene encoding uncharacterized mitochondrial protein AtMg00810-like has translation MAYLLLYVDDIILTTSCDDLRKFIMTLLNSEFAMKDLGPLSYFLGIVVTRHAGGLFLSQKKYAEEIIERASMSSCRPSATPVDTKPKLSATSTSPFKDPSLYRSLAGALQYLTFTRPNISYVVQQICLFMHNPMEVHMNALKRIMRYIKGTLDHSLDLYPSKPTTLISYTDADWGGCPDTRRSTSGYCVFLGDNLISWSAKRQATMSRSSADAEYRGVANVVAESCWLCNLLLELHCPIRKATLVYCDNVSAIYLSSNPVQHQRTKHIEMDIHFVREQVDRGHVRVLHVPSRYQIADIFTKGLPLVLFEDFRDSLSVCKPPASNAGVC, from the coding sequence ATGGCGTATCTTCTTttgtatgtggatgatatcatcttAACTACCTCCTGTGATGATCTTCGTAAGTTTATCATGACACTTCTCAACtctgaatttgctatgaaggatttgggaccACTCAGTTATTTCTTGGGAATAGTAGTTACTCGTCATGCAGGTGGTTTATTTTTATCTCAAAAGAAGTACGCCGAAGAGATCATAGAACGAGCTAGCATGTCGTCTTGTAGGCCAAGTGCCACGCCAGTTGACACCAAACCGAAGTTAAGTGCCACCTCTACCTCACCATTTAAGGATCCTTCACTTTATCGCAGCCTGGCAGGTGCACTGCAATATCTCACGTTCACGAGACCAAACATTTCGTATGTTGTGCAACAAATTTGTCTATTCATGCATAACCCGATGGAGGTCCACATGAATGCTCTCAAACGTATTATGCGCTATATTAAAGGCACCCTTGATCATAGCTTGGATCTTTATCCATCTAAACCCACCACTCTCATTTCGTATAcggatgcagattggggtggttgtccgGATACCAGGCGTTCGACTTCTGGTTATTGTGTCTTTCTTGGTGATAATCTCATTTCTTGGTCCGCCAAGCGGCAGGCCACCATGTCTCGATCTAGTGCGGACGCCGAATATCGAGGGGTAGCCAATGTTGTTGCTGAGTCTTGTTGGCTATGCAATCTGCTTCTAGAACTTCATTGTCCAATACGAAAGGCTACGTTGGTGTactgtgataatgttagtgccatatatCTATCTAGCAATCCTGTTCAACATCAACGCACTAAGCATATCGAGATGGATATTCACTTCGTCCGAGAACAAGTTGATCGTGGTCATGTACGTGTCCTACATGTCCCATCACGCTATCAGATCGCGGATATATTTACTAAGGGTCTTCCCTTGGTTCTATTTGAAGATTTTCGCGACAGCCTAAGCGTCTGCAAACCTCCCGCTTCGAATGCGGGGGTGTGTTAG
- the LOC132608293 gene encoding uncharacterized protein LOC132608293 gives MTDSSSYDSTKSFFHPALAVSNIKNHISITFEMENVQYRTWAELFKIHAKSHRVLHHIIPPESGKEKVPKTDVEKELWSTLDATVLQWIYATISTDLLHTILEPDSTAMKAWNRLRDIFQDNKNSRAVTLEHEFSHTNMEDFPNASAYCQRLKILSNQLKNVGAPVSNNCFVLQMVVGLTDAYKGVGTLIRQSNPLPLFYQARSMLILEETGFTKQLATGSANAMIARDYDDNHSSRNNHPNRQNNSGKRHQNRSNNGGKNRGK, from the coding sequence ATGACTGATTCCTCCTCATATGACTCCACCAAGTCCTTCTTCCACCCAgctttggctgtctccaacatcaaaaATCACATCTCCATTACTTTTGAGATGGAAAACGTCCAATATAGGACATGGGCGGAACTCTTTAAAATCCACGCCAAGTCCCACAGAGTCCTTCACCATATCATTCCACCGGAGTCCGGGAAAGAAAAGGTGCCCAAAACCGATGTTGAAAAAGAGTTATGGTCGACTCTTGATGCCACGGTTCTTCAATGGATTTATGCAACCATCTCTACTGACCTATTGCATACTATCCTTGAACCCGACTCCACGGCTATGAAAGCTTGGAATAGGTTGCGTGACATATTCCAAGACAACAAAAATTCTCGAGCTGTCACTCTTGAGCATGAATTTTCTCACACTAATATGGAGGATTTTCCTAATGCTTCCGCGTATTGTCAACGACTCAAGATTCTATCCAATCAACTCAAGAACGTCGGTGCTCCAGTCTCCAACAATTGCTTCGTCCTTCAAATGGTAGTCGGACTCACTGACGCCTATAAGGGGGTGGGTACACTCATTCGTCAAAGCAATCCTCTTCCTCTCTTCTATCAAGCCCGTTCCATGCTCATTCTTGAAGAAACAGGTTTCACCAAACAGCTTGCCACGGGATCCGCTAATGCCATGATTGCTCGGGATTACGACGATAATCACTCTTCTAGAAATAACCACCCAAACCGTCAGAATAACAGTGGTAAAAGGCATCAAAACCGCAGCAACAATGGTGGAAAGAACCGTGGCAAATGA
- the LOC132607146 gene encoding carotene epsilon-monooxygenase, chloroplastic — protein sequence MPFSLTTSSFSLLTHPTTHHHHPKKQLPRHPLSIKASTNNSNNKPPNSTKPTSWVSPDWLTKLTSSLTLGSNDDSNIPIASAQLEDVSELLGGALFLPLFKWMNMYGPIYRLAAGPRNFVIVSDPAIAKHVLKNYGKYGKGLVAEVSEFLFGSGFAIAEGPLWTARRRAVVPSLHKKYLSVIVDRVFCRCAERMVEKLLPDAISGSAVNMEAKFSQLTLDVIGLALFNYNFDSLTTDSPVIDAVYTALKEAELRSTDLLPYWQIKALCKVIPRQIKAENAVSLIRRTVEELIAKCREIVESEGERINEDEYVNDRDPSILRFLLASREEVSSVQLRDDLLSMLVAGHETTGSVLTWTSYLLSKDPSSLEKAHEEVDRVLGGRSPTYEDMKNLKYLTRCITESLRLYPHPPVLIRRALVADVLPGNYKVNAGQDIMISVYNVHHSSEVWERAEEFDPERFDLEGPVPNETNTDFRFIPFSGGPRKCVGDQFALLEATVALAIFLQNFSFELIPDQNISMTTGATIHTTNGLYMKVKQRQKESVLAAAL from the exons ATGCCATTTTCACTCACCACATCTTCTTTCTCTCTTCTAACTCACCCCaccacccaccaccaccaccccaaAAAACAACTGCCACGTCATCCACTTTCCATAAAAGCCTCAActaacaacagcaacaacaaaccACCTAATTCAACTAAGCCCACATCATGGGTAAGTCCAGATTGGTTAACTAAACTTACAAGTTCACTTACATTAGGCTCAAATGATGATTCAAATATACCAATTGCAAGTGCTCAACTTGAAGATGTTTCTGAACTTCTTGGTGGTGCACTTTTTCTACCATTGTTTAAATGGATGAATATGTATGGACCTATTTATAGACTTGCTGCTGGACCAAGAAATTTTGTTATTGTTAGTGATCCTGCTATTGCTAAACATGTTTTAAAGAATTATGGGAAGTATGGTAAAGGACTTGTTGCTGAGGTTTCTGAGTTCTTGTTTGGTTCTGGTTTTGCCATTGCTGAAGGTCCCCTTTGGACG GCAAGGCGAAGGGCCGTGGTTCCATCTCTTCACAAGAAGTACTTGTCAGTAATAGTTGATCGGGTCTTTTGCAGATGTGCTGAGAGAATGGTGGAGAAACTTTTACCTGATGCAATTTCCGGGTCTGCAGTAAATATGGAGGCAAAGTTTTCTCAACTAACACTTGATGTTATTGGTCTTGCACTCTTCAATTACAATTTCGATTCCCTTACTACTGACAGTCCAGTTATTGATGCAGTTTACACTGCTCTAAAAGAAGCAGAACTTCGTTCAACTGATCTGTTGCCATACTGGCAG ATCAAAGCTTTATGTAAAGTCATCCCACGACAAATAAAGGCTGAAAATGCAGTTTCGTTAATCAGACGAACAGTTGAAGAACTCATTGCAAAGTGCAGAGAGATTGTAGAATCTGAGGGTGAGAGGATTAATGAGGATGAGTATGTGAATGATAGAGATCCAAGCATCCTTCGATTTTTGCTTGCTAGCAGAGAGGAG GTTTCAAGTGTACAACTTCGAGATGATCTTCTGTCAATGCTAGTTGCTGGGCATGAAACCACAGGTTCAGTTTTGACTTGGACGTCATACCTGCTGAGTAAG GACCCTTCCTCTTTGGAAAAAGCACATGAAGAAGTTGACAGAGTTTTGGGAGGACGCTCTCCGACTTATGAAGACATGAAGAATCTCAAGTACTTGACCCGGTGCATAACTGAGTCACTCCGACTCTATCCACATCCACCT GTCCTAATAAGAAGAGCTCTAGTAGCTGATGTGCTCCCCGGAAATTACAAGGTCAATGCTGGTCAAGATATAATGATCTCGGTATATAACGTTCATCATTCTTCAGAG GTATGGGAAAGAGCAGAAGAATTTGATCCTGAAAGATTCGACTTGGAAGGTCCGGTTCCAAACGAAACGAATACTGACTTTAG ATTCATCCCGTTTAGTGGAGGGCCAcgaaaatgtgttggtgatcaATTTGCCTTGTTGGAAGCTACAGTTGCTCTTGCGATATTTTTGCAGAACTTCTCGTTCGAGTTGATTCCAGATCAAAATATTAGCATGACTACTGGAGCAACCATTCATACGACAAAC GGTTTATACATGAAAGTGAAGCAAAGGCAAAAAGAATCTGTTTTGGCTGCTGCTCTGTAA